One window from the genome of Nitrosospira multiformis encodes:
- a CDS encoding transposase encodes MMTKRRVRREFDTRFKLEVVRMVRDQGLPLVTCRSMDGETVVRRWVKQFETELSGQPGIGKPLTVEQQRIRQRETENWQLRMDNDLLKKASAFFAPELK; translated from the coding sequence ATGATGACGAAACGAAGGGTACGCAGGGAATTTGATACCCGCTTCAAATTGGAAGTTGTGCGCATGGTGAGGGATCAGGGATTGCCGTTAGTGACGTGCCGCAGTATGGATGGGGAGACGGTCGTTCGACGCTGGGTGAAGCAATTTGAGACTGAACTGAGCGGGCAGCCGGGCATTGGCAAACCGCTCACAGTCGAGCAGCAGCGCATCCGGCAACGGGAAACCGAAAATTGGCAGTTACGGATGGATAACGATCTATTAAAAAAAGCCTCAGCGTTCTTTGCCCCCGAACTGAAATGA
- a CDS encoding surface-adhesin E family protein, whose product MRYLAAMLIAVFSTSSSAEWVQFALGTTGPAYYDKDRIKDLGNGVISVWEKFVVTDDVLKKSIEMDPSFKNYTYTVTRGNINCNEHKFARTAMYAYSTNRTPFFSYSYTEKDIEYIDIVPRSMSEELMTLLCPKK is encoded by the coding sequence ATGAGGTATTTGGCAGCAATGTTAATAGCAGTCTTTTCCACAAGCTCAAGTGCGGAATGGGTACAGTTTGCACTTGGCACTACCGGACCTGCTTATTACGATAAAGATAGGATAAAGGACTTGGGAAACGGTGTTATTTCCGTATGGGAAAAATTTGTGGTAACAGATGATGTTTTAAAAAAATCAATTGAAATGGACCCTTCTTTTAAGAACTACACTTACACCGTAACCAGGGGAAATATAAATTGTAATGAACATAAGTTTGCCAGGACGGCTATGTATGCCTATAGCACAAACAGAACTCCTTTTTTTTCATATTCTTATACAGAGAAAGATATTGAATACATAGATATAGTACCGCGGAGTATGTCGGAAGAATTAATGACACTTTTATGTCCCAAGAAATGA
- a CDS encoding DUF3309 family protein: protein MAAHLLHSPVNSAQAGSFARNSDVNQNEEKQLTLKTLLWILLIFALVAIIRTSSRNAKWGYGPSIGIGLVMLIVLILVLLGYI from the coding sequence ATGGCCGCCCATCTACTCCATTCGCCAGTTAATTCCGCTCAAGCGGGGAGTTTTGCAAGAAACTCGGATGTAAATCAAAACGAGGAGAAACAATTGACTCTGAAAACCCTTCTTTGGATCTTGTTGATATTTGCGCTTGTGGCAATAATTCGGACTTCGAGTCGTAACGCCAAGTGGGGTTATGGTCCGAGTATAGGGATCGGATTGGTGATGCTAATCGTGCTGATTCTGGTTCTGTTGGGATACATATAG
- a CDS encoding GNAT family N-acetyltransferase, which translates to MLNSTALYEYKPRTHEGMISWFRAKQEENFPVIGLEDERRSLLGFGSYGTFRAWSVYKYSVEYSVYICKDQRGKGLGRLIMSNIIQNARAQGYHVLIGGIDESNMASICMHTKLRSGPNCLNSHLSILSGISADFHAASLTVGNITA; encoded by the coding sequence ATTCTTAATTCAACGGCACTCTACGAGTATAAGCCGCGTACACATGAAGGTATGATTTCTTGGTTCAGAGCAAAACAAGAGGAAAATTTTCCAGTAATAGGTCTAGAGGACGAGAGAAGAAGCCTGTTAGGGTTCGGAAGCTACGGAACCTTTCGAGCGTGGTCAGTATATAAATATTCCGTGGAGTATTCTGTCTACATATGTAAGGATCAGCGGGGAAAAGGTTTGGGCCGGCTCATAATGAGTAACATAATCCAAAATGCAAGGGCTCAGGGTTATCATGTGCTCATTGGGGGAATCGACGAGTCAAACATGGCCAGTATTTGTATGCATACCAAACTCAGGAGTGGTCCCAATTGTTTGAACAGCCACCTGAGTATTTTAAGTGGAATCTCTGCTGATTTTCACGCTGCCAGTTTAACCGTCGGCAACATCACGGCATAA
- a CDS encoding LysR family transcriptional regulator produces MEYLNDMALFVEVVKARGFRGAADTIGMPNSTLSRRISALEKALGLRLLHRTTRKIELTEAGQIYYERCKRIVDEARLAHEQLGKMLAQPSGMLRASLPVDFAVAYLAPLVAEFANLYPGITFDFDLTSRRVDLVSEPFDVAIRLGEPENSQLIARPLAVLPTYLYASPRYLDRSGEPVEPADLERHECLGILKTGTWTLHDGTQTIKVSISGRFTLNSVGMIRRLGALDMGIIMMLEEIVTDDLASGRLRRVLPQWHGTPVSVYAVTETRLLPAKTQRFIEFLKEHLPQGLTRC; encoded by the coding sequence ATGGAATATTTGAATGACATGGCCCTGTTCGTGGAAGTTGTCAAGGCTAGGGGCTTCCGCGGTGCTGCCGATACTATCGGAATGCCGAACTCAACCCTGTCCCGACGGATCAGTGCGTTGGAGAAGGCACTTGGGCTGCGCCTTTTGCATCGCACAACACGCAAGATTGAACTAACCGAGGCTGGTCAGATTTATTACGAGCGCTGCAAGCGCATCGTCGATGAAGCCAGGCTTGCGCATGAACAACTCGGCAAAATGCTCGCACAGCCTAGCGGGATGCTACGCGCTTCACTACCTGTGGATTTTGCCGTGGCCTACTTGGCGCCTTTGGTCGCTGAATTTGCAAACCTCTATCCCGGTATCACATTCGATTTCGATCTCACGTCACGGCGGGTCGATCTGGTGAGCGAGCCTTTCGATGTGGCGATCCGCCTGGGGGAACCGGAGAATTCGCAGCTGATTGCGCGTCCACTGGCCGTGCTCCCTACATACCTTTACGCTTCACCCCGTTATCTCGACCGCTCGGGAGAACCTGTCGAGCCTGCCGATCTGGAGCGCCATGAATGCCTGGGCATCCTGAAGACTGGTACGTGGACACTCCACGATGGGACGCAGACCATCAAAGTTTCTATTAGTGGCCGGTTCACGCTCAACAGTGTCGGCATGATTCGCCGCTTGGGAGCACTCGATATGGGCATTATCATGATGCTGGAGGAAATTGTCACCGATGATCTTGCCAGCGGGCGGTTGCGTCGCGTACTGCCCCAATGGCATGGCACTCCGGTATCAGTCTACGCTGTCACTGAGACCCGATTGCTGCCTGCAAAGACACAGCGCTTCATCGAATTCTTAAAGGAGCACCTGCCACAAGGATTAACAAGATGCTGA